Part of the Pedobacter roseus genome is shown below.
TGAAAAAACACGCTCTGAAGACAGAAATACAGCTTCTGACTTAATGATTTACCACCGTTATGAAGTAGAACGCATTGCGCATAAAGCTTACCAGGCTGCACAACAACGTAATAAAAGATTATGTTCGGTAGATAAAGCAAATGTTTTAGAAAGCTCACGCTTATGGCGCGAAACCGTTCAGGAAATTGCAAAACAATACCCTGATGTAGAAACTGAGCACATGTTTATTGATAATGCTGCAATGCAGCTGATCAAGAACCCTAAAAAATTCGACGTGGTTTTAACAGCCAACTTATTTGGTGATATTTTAACCGATGAAGCTTCGCAGATTGCGGGTTCAATGGGTATGTTAGCTTCGGCATCTGTTGGCGAAAGCACAGGTTTCTTTGAGCCAATCCACGGTTCTGCACACGATATTGCAGGCAAAGATTTAGCCAACCCATTGGCTTCTATCCTATCGGCAGCTTTAATGTTAGAAATTGGTTTCGGACTTAAAGAAGAAGCCAAATTATTGGTTGACACCATCGATCAGGTACTAAAAGAGGGCTT
Proteins encoded:
- the leuB gene encoding 3-isopropylmalate dehydrogenase, with product MKKNILVIPGDGIGPEVTTWGKAALEKIAEIFGHEFVLDEALMGHAAIEVTGEPLPDETLDKARQSDAILFGAIGHAKYDNDPSLKVRPEQGLLKIRKELGLFANLRPILLFDELLEASSIKPEILRGTDILFFRELTGDVYFGEKTRSEDRNTASDLMIYHRYEVERIAHKAYQAAQQRNKRLCSVDKANVLESSRLWRETVQEIAKQYPDVETEHMFIDNAAMQLIKNPKKFDVVLTANLFGDILTDEASQIAGSMGMLASASVGESTGFFEPIHGSAHDIAGKDLANPLASILSAALMLEIGFGLKEEAKLLVDTIDQVLKEGFRTHDIADQNTNRFKVLGTAEMGKLVIKFLSQKLITS